From a region of the Tateyamaria omphalii genome:
- a CDS encoding cytochrome-c peroxidase — translation MAVPLWAADLPYDEPVFPAVDSAQIQLGQLLFYDPILSGSKTVSCATCHHPKFATGDGVSLGLGDGAAGLGPDRMADPDNLPEQRIPRNAPPLFNLGATEFTVFFHDGRLEEDATRPSGIRTPLGAEMEAGFASALSAQSMFPVLSPDEMAGHYSENEIAQAVRQGLITGPSGAWDLLSQRIENIPDYRARFDTVIGDQPIHFTDISDALAAFLDFEWRGVASPFDLYLRNGTKMDPAAMRGMDLFYSKAQCADCHSGRFQTDHDFHAIAMPQIGPGKAARFERHAQDTGRMRVTGDPKDAYAFRTPPLRNVAHTAPYGHSGAYATLEGVVRHHLDPVTSLHHYDISQAVMPGFDADDMRVLSDSAEMERIAAANDLTPIRLTDGEVNDILAFLHALTDPQSLRGALGIPATVPSGLPVDQ, via the coding sequence ATGGCGGTCCCGCTCTGGGCCGCCGACCTGCCCTATGACGAGCCTGTGTTTCCAGCGGTGGACAGCGCGCAGATCCAATTGGGGCAGCTCCTGTTCTACGATCCCATCCTGTCCGGGTCAAAGACGGTCAGCTGTGCCACCTGCCACCACCCGAAATTCGCCACAGGCGACGGCGTGTCGCTGGGTCTGGGGGACGGGGCGGCGGGCCTTGGCCCCGACCGCATGGCCGACCCAGACAACCTGCCGGAACAGCGCATCCCCCGCAACGCGCCGCCGCTCTTCAACCTGGGCGCCACCGAATTCACCGTGTTCTTCCACGATGGACGACTGGAGGAGGACGCAACCCGCCCCTCCGGCATCCGCACGCCGCTGGGCGCGGAGATGGAGGCGGGCTTCGCCTCTGCCCTGTCCGCGCAGTCCATGTTCCCCGTCCTGTCACCGGATGAAATGGCCGGGCATTACAGCGAAAACGAGATTGCACAGGCGGTGCGCCAGGGCCTGATCACCGGCCCCAGTGGCGCGTGGGATCTCCTGTCGCAAAGGATCGAAAACATCCCGGACTACCGCGCGCGCTTTGACACGGTGATCGGGGATCAACCCATCCACTTCACCGACATCTCCGATGCGCTCGCCGCCTTCCTCGATTTCGAATGGCGTGGCGTGGCCAGCCCCTTCGACCTCTACCTGCGCAACGGAACCAAGATGGACCCGGCGGCCATGCGCGGCATGGACCTGTTCTACAGCAAGGCGCAGTGCGCCGATTGCCACTCGGGCCGCTTCCAGACCGACCACGACTTCCACGCCATCGCCATGCCGCAAATCGGACCGGGCAAGGCCGCGCGGTTTGAACGCCACGCACAGGACACAGGGCGGATGCGCGTGACGGGCGATCCAAAGGACGCCTACGCCTTCCGCACGCCGCCCCTGCGCAACGTGGCGCATACGGCGCCCTATGGTCACAGCGGCGCCTATGCCACGCTCGAAGGGGTGGTGCGCCACCACCTCGATCCGGTAACCAGCCTGCACCACTATGACATAAGCCAGGCCGTCATGCCCGGCTTCGACGCCGACGACATGCGCGTGCTGTCCGACAGCGCCGAGATGGAGCGCATCGCCGCCGCCAACGACCTGACACCGATCCGGCTGACGGATGGCGAAGTGAACGACATCCTCGCCTTCCTCCATGCCCTCACCGACCCGCAAAGCCTGCGCGGCGCTTTGGGCATTCCCGCCACGGTCCCCAGCGGATTGCCCGTAGACCAATAG